One part of the Oceanihabitans sp. IOP_32 genome encodes these proteins:
- a CDS encoding CopD family protein, with translation MEHYFYIKALHLIFIITWFAGLFYIPRLFVYQIEAADKPSPDKEILGKQLKLMAKRLWHIITWPSAILATLFGLVLFVINPSLLQQPWMHVKLVFVVLLFIYHFKTHQYFKQLQNDVIKKSSSFMRIWNEGATFILFAVVFLALLKNALNWVFGVVGIFVLGVLIMLGFKLYKNIRKKNPEA, from the coding sequence ATGGAGCACTACTTTTATATAAAAGCGCTACATCTTATCTTTATAATAACGTGGTTTGCAGGTTTATTCTACATTCCACGTTTGTTTGTTTATCAAATAGAAGCTGCTGATAAACCTTCACCAGATAAGGAAATTCTGGGCAAACAATTAAAACTTATGGCCAAAAGATTGTGGCATATTATTACTTGGCCTTCGGCAATTTTAGCCACGCTTTTTGGCTTAGTTTTATTTGTTATAAACCCTAGTTTACTGCAACAACCTTGGATGCATGTTAAACTCGTGTTTGTGGTACTGCTTTTTATTTACCATTTTAAAACGCATCAATATTTTAAACAATTACAGAACGATGTAATTAAAAAATCATCGAGCTTTATGCGAATTTGGAATGAAGGCGCCACTTTTATCCTCTTTGCCGTTGTGTTTTTAGCCCTCTTAAAAAACGCTTTAAACTGGGTGTTTGGTGTGGTTGGCATTTTTGTTTTAGGAGTATTAATCATGCTCGGTTTTAAGTTATATAAGAACATAAGAAAAAAGAATCCCGAGGCTTAA
- a CDS encoding serine hydrolase, translating into MRFFFLVGIIILISCKSEIKNPIERVMTSQNSQIKAVFDAIEDHEVQILFTEIKRQHDTVYFEDHVYQVDDSCYFYPASTVKLPIAILALEKLNTNKLIDRNTVFNLENDSIKTTVSKAIERIFAVSDNTAFNQLFEYLGKDYINLKLKEKGIKGSVSHRLSVTNSDDLKTKPLVFYNNNKVVFKTSSHINDPIKPLKLKKLKKGKGFKVGDSLVNAPMDFALKNYLPLTALHGIMKRIMFPELYPKKAQFHLTENDRNFIIQAMGMLPHEAGYLSKEYHESYVKFLMFGDSKAAIPKHIKIYNKVGSAYGTLTDCAYIINEKTKKEFIMTATIHVNKNQVFNDNIYEYDTIGLSFLAELGRQLVD; encoded by the coding sequence ATGCGTTTTTTCTTTTTAGTCGGGATTATTATCTTAATAAGCTGTAAAAGCGAAATTAAAAATCCCATCGAAAGGGTGATGACTTCTCAAAACAGTCAAATTAAAGCGGTGTTCGACGCTATAGAAGACCACGAAGTTCAAATTCTATTTACCGAAATTAAAAGACAACATGATACCGTATATTTTGAAGATCACGTCTATCAGGTAGACGACAGCTGTTATTTTTATCCAGCAAGTACCGTAAAGCTTCCCATTGCTATACTGGCCTTAGAAAAATTAAATACCAACAAACTAATAGACAGAAACACCGTTTTTAATTTAGAAAACGATAGTATAAAAACGACCGTCTCTAAAGCGATTGAAAGAATTTTTGCTGTCAGCGACAATACGGCTTTTAATCAATTATTTGAATACTTAGGAAAAGACTATATCAACCTAAAGCTTAAAGAAAAAGGCATAAAAGGGAGCGTTTCTCATCGTTTATCGGTTACAAATTCAGACGATTTAAAAACAAAACCACTTGTATTTTACAACAATAATAAAGTCGTTTTTAAAACGAGTTCGCACATAAACGACCCTATTAAGCCTCTAAAACTTAAAAAGCTTAAAAAAGGAAAAGGGTTTAAGGTTGGCGATAGTTTGGTAAATGCGCCTATGGACTTTGCTTTAAAAAATTATTTGCCCTTAACAGCTTTGCATGGCATAATGAAACGCATTATGTTTCCGGAGCTATATCCTAAAAAAGCGCAGTTTCATTTAACTGAAAACGATAGGAATTTTATAATACAGGCGATGGGGATGTTGCCACATGAAGCAGGTTACCTATCTAAAGAATACCATGAAAGTTATGTCAAATTTTTAATGTTTGGCGACTCGAAAGCTGCCATTCCAAAACACATAAAAATATACAATAAGGTGGGTAGTGCTTACGGTACTTTAACAGATTGCGCATATATAATAAACGAAAAAACTAAAAAAGAATTTATTATGACGGCAACAATACATGTGAATAAAAACCAGGTCTTTAACGACAATATTTATGAGTACGACACTATTGGATTGTCGTTTTTAGCCGAGTTAGGTAGACAATTGGTTGATTGA
- a CDS encoding DUF2007 domain-containing protein — translation MGDTFKTIARFQYSAEAQIIKGRLEAEGIQVFLSDNLTIDTDPLVSNAIGGVKLKVLSTQALKAQYILDTINKYSLDDEGETIKCPQCKSEKIELFSTIKDVKSFFAFILGCLFGTMPLHAKHKYRCEDCKKEFDLK, via the coding sequence ATGGGCGATACCTTTAAGACGATAGCCAGATTTCAATATTCTGCTGAAGCACAAATTATTAAAGGCAGATTAGAGGCCGAGGGTATTCAGGTGTTTTTGTCTGATAATCTTACTATAGACACCGACCCTTTGGTGAGTAATGCTATTGGTGGTGTAAAACTAAAAGTACTGTCTACACAAGCCCTTAAAGCGCAATATATTTTAGATACTATTAATAAATATTCTCTTGATGATGAGGGTGAAACCATTAAGTGTCCGCAGTGTAAAAGTGAAAAAATCGAATTATTTTCAACAATAAAAGACGTAAAATCTTTTTTCGCATTTATTCTCGGATGTCTCTTTGGCACCATGCCATTACATGCCAAACACAAGTACAGATGTGAAGACTGTAAAAAAGAATTCGATTTAAAATAA
- a CDS encoding inorganic phosphate transporter — translation MENIYLYMIIALAFLAVADLVVGVSNDAVNFLNSAIGSKAISFKTIMIVASIGVAIGAVFSSGMMEVARKGIFNPGEFMFSEIMIIFMAVMITDILLLDFFNSVGMPTSTTVSIVFELLGAAVAMALIKIGADGGSFTDVVNYINTSEASKIIFGILLSVLVAFSIGAAVQWVSRLLLSYNFETKPSWVGALFGGIALTAITYFIFVKGLKGTAYSSEPLDILGGSNLQVFLEEQVTLIVLVSAVIWSLLAYATIVFLKANIYKLIIIVGTFALALAFAGNDLVNFIGVPMAAYSAFNEWAASGVAANSFPMGALAQKVPTNNWLLFGAGMVMVLTLWFSTKAKNVVKTSLDLASQSETKERFQPNFLSRGFVRTAMLMSQMSSYMLPNSWQDKIEKQFQIPEANTPKEDAKDLPTFDLVRAAVNLMVAAVLISIATSYKLPLSTTYVTFMVAMGTSLADRAWGAESAVYRVAGVLNVIGGWFFTALSAFTAAAIVAYLLNLNIQVMFPILLLAAIVLLIRSSVAHNKKSKAVSAEDSLKRTGSKSVQGVIHESAGNIANVVKRGNRIYTNAVKGLAKQDLALLKKNKKQVDKLSDEVDDLRDSIFYFIKNLDETSLRASSFYINILGYLQDMTQSLEYISKVSHKHINNNHKKLKFSQIKELKDIDNALEILFNETKAAFDSHSFEQIGSILNRKKEVFDLVTDKIDKQVSRTRTEESSPKNTTLYFSLLLETKDLLTATMNLLEEYFNAHDADVKPATINVVDEKKDTLNKFEKK, via the coding sequence ATGGAAAACATATACTTATACATGATAATTGCCTTAGCTTTTTTAGCTGTTGCAGATTTGGTTGTTGGTGTTAGTAATGATGCTGTAAACTTTTTAAACTCTGCCATTGGCTCTAAAGCAATATCCTTTAAAACGATTATGATTGTTGCCAGTATTGGTGTGGCCATTGGAGCCGTTTTCTCTAGTGGGATGATGGAAGTAGCGCGAAAAGGCATCTTTAACCCCGGAGAATTTATGTTTAGTGAAATCATGATTATTTTCATGGCGGTTATGATCACAGACATTCTTTTACTAGATTTTTTCAACTCGGTGGGTATGCCAACCTCGACTACCGTTTCTATTGTATTCGAGTTATTGGGAGCTGCTGTGGCCATGGCTTTAATAAAAATTGGAGCCGATGGTGGTAGTTTTACCGATGTGGTAAATTATATAAATACCTCAGAGGCCTCTAAAATTATATTTGGTATTCTGCTCTCGGTCCTCGTGGCTTTTTCCATTGGTGCCGCAGTTCAATGGGTTTCAAGATTATTGCTGTCCTACAATTTTGAAACAAAACCATCTTGGGTTGGTGCTTTATTTGGAGGTATAGCCTTAACCGCTATAACCTACTTTATTTTTGTAAAAGGACTAAAAGGAACGGCTTACTCCAGTGAGCCGCTCGATATTCTTGGAGGTAGTAACTTGCAGGTATTTTTAGAAGAGCAAGTCACTCTTATTGTTTTAGTAAGTGCTGTTATTTGGTCTTTACTAGCATATGCAACCATAGTTTTTTTAAAAGCAAATATTTATAAGCTTATTATTATAGTCGGTACTTTTGCTTTGGCGCTAGCTTTTGCTGGTAACGATTTGGTAAACTTTATTGGTGTGCCTATGGCGGCATACAGTGCTTTTAACGAGTGGGCGGCTTCTGGTGTGGCTGCTAACAGTTTTCCAATGGGTGCTTTGGCTCAAAAAGTACCAACAAATAACTGGCTGTTATTTGGAGCTGGAATGGTTATGGTATTAACCTTGTGGTTTTCTACAAAGGCCAAGAATGTGGTAAAGACCTCTTTAGACTTGGCGAGCCAAAGTGAAACAAAAGAACGTTTTCAGCCCAATTTTTTATCTCGTGGATTTGTGAGAACAGCGATGTTAATGTCGCAAATGTCCTCTTATATGCTGCCTAATTCTTGGCAAGATAAAATAGAGAAACAATTTCAAATTCCCGAAGCTAACACCCCGAAAGAAGATGCTAAAGATCTTCCTACTTTCGACTTGGTAAGAGCAGCCGTGAATTTAATGGTTGCGGCGGTGCTAATTTCTATTGCAACCTCTTATAAGTTGCCACTATCTACAACTTATGTCACGTTTATGGTGGCTATGGGAACCTCTTTAGCCGACCGCGCTTGGGGCGCAGAGAGTGCCGTTTATCGCGTGGCTGGGGTTTTAAATGTTATTGGGGGCTGGTTTTTCACAGCGTTAAGTGCTTTTACTGCAGCGGCTATTGTGGCTTATTTGTTAAACTTGAATATACAGGTCATGTTCCCTATTTTATTATTAGCTGCCATTGTGTTGTTAATAAGAAGTAGTGTCGCACATAATAAAAAATCTAAAGCCGTAAGTGCTGAAGACAGCCTAAAAAGAACCGGGAGTAAATCGGTGCAAGGGGTTATTCACGAAAGTGCAGGTAATATAGCGAACGTTGTAAAACGCGGGAACAGAATTTATACTAATGCTGTAAAAGGGTTAGCTAAACAAGATTTAGCATTGCTTAAAAAGAATAAAAAACAGGTTGATAAATTATCTGATGAGGTTGATGATTTAAGAGATAGTATCTTCTATTTTATTAAAAACTTAGACGAAACAAGTTTACGCGCTAGTAGCTTCTATATTAATATTCTTGGGTATTTGCAAGATATGACACAATCGTTGGAATATATCTCGAAAGTAAGCCATAAGCATATTAATAATAATCATAAGAAACTAAAGTTTAGTCAGATTAAAGAATTAAAAGATATTGATAATGCCTTAGAAATTCTGTTTAATGAAACCAAGGCTGCTTTCGATTCGCACTCTTTCGAACAAATCGGCTCTATTCTTAATCGTAAAAAAGAAGTATTCGATTTAGTAACCGATAAAATTGACAAACAAGTTTCTAGAACCAGAACAGAAGAGTCCAGTCCTAAAAATACGACCTTGTATTTTAGTTTGTTACTAGAAACAAAAGATTTATTAACTGCCACTATGAATCTTCTGGAAGAGTACTTTAATGCGCACGATGCCGATGTTAAACCTGCAACTATAAATGTTGTAGACGAAAAGAAGGACACCTTAAATAAATTTGAAAAAAAATAG
- a CDS encoding porin, with product MKIKFTCLALCFLAISTSYSQELAAPKFGNGLFNLVGQDSTWTMKIGARMQFQALSNWEDGASNESNFLVRRARLKFDGYALTPKLRYKLELGLSNRDISGASPFTSHAPRYIIDAVMKWNFAPGFELWFGQTKLPGNRERLISSAHLQQVGRSLLNSQFTIDRDLGLQLHYQFNLSDRFMIRKAFSIAQGEGRNITTGNLGGHQYTGRLEVLPFGNFVKNGNYKGGDLEKEQSPKLALGVSYDHNNKAVKTRSNQGSYMFIDDDAHFFETHINTLFIDAMFKYKGFSFMAEYADRMAKDPLAKNSDGTLTGDTVQVGKGLNVQSGLLCRNNWEISGRYTTIALDKNITGKNTENQYTLGVSKFIAGHNLKVQTDISHLEVHHGNNQLMCRLQFEVYF from the coding sequence ATGAAGATCAAATTTACATGTTTAGCACTCTGCTTTTTAGCCATTTCGACCTCATATTCTCAAGAGCTTGCAGCTCCTAAATTTGGAAATGGTTTGTTTAATTTAGTGGGGCAAGATAGTACTTGGACCATGAAAATTGGTGCAAGAATGCAGTTTCAGGCTTTATCTAATTGGGAAGATGGCGCAAGTAACGAGTCTAATTTTTTAGTGCGACGTGCGCGTTTAAAATTTGACGGTTACGCCTTAACGCCTAAACTGCGGTACAAATTAGAGCTAGGGCTATCTAACCGAGATATTTCTGGAGCCTCACCCTTTACAAGTCATGCGCCGCGTTATATTATAGATGCCGTTATGAAATGGAATTTCGCACCTGGATTCGAGCTTTGGTTTGGTCAAACTAAGCTACCAGGTAACAGGGAAAGGCTTATTTCTTCGGCTCATTTGCAACAAGTAGGGCGTTCGCTATTAAATAGTCAATTTACTATTGATAGAGATTTGGGTTTACAGCTACACTATCAATTTAATCTTTCAGATAGATTTATGATTAGAAAAGCTTTTTCCATAGCTCAAGGTGAGGGAAGGAACATAACCACAGGAAATCTTGGGGGGCATCAATATACCGGTCGTCTGGAAGTATTACCCTTCGGAAATTTTGTGAAAAACGGAAATTATAAAGGAGGCGACTTAGAGAAAGAGCAAAGCCCTAAATTAGCACTTGGTGTGAGTTACGACCACAATAACAAGGCCGTAAAAACCAGAAGTAATCAAGGAAGCTATATGTTTATTGATGACGACGCCCATTTTTTTGAAACTCACATAAACACGCTTTTTATAGACGCCATGTTTAAGTATAAAGGCTTTTCTTTTATGGCAGAATATGCCGATAGAATGGCAAAAGATCCCCTTGCAAAAAATTCTGATGGTACCTTAACAGGAGATACTGTGCAGGTAGGTAAAGGCTTGAATGTGCAATCGGGCTTGTTGTGTAGAAACAATTGGGAAATCTCAGGGCGGTACACTACGATAGCCTTAGATAAAAATATTACTGGAAAAAACACCGAAAATCAATATACATTAGGGGTTTCAAAATTTATTGCTGGACACAATTTAAAAGTACAAACCGATATAAGCCATTTAGAAGTGCACCACGGTAATAATCAACTCATGTGCCGCTTACAATTTGAGGTGTATTTTTAA
- a CDS encoding CHAT domain-containing protein codes for MTKLCFILFFTGLISFGQTLEETIYSATETFISNQNSASFRRIESLETVFKDQVKTKDEQLALVFLQSHKGYYLNNSSKLEAAISTYEDAIKRFNSNALSGYSDFDIIENCLKPLGNLYIKTGNYTNAISTINQYIFLAEKSNQTPHQISGGINLAKLYYSIGNYDMVFKIVNTYINHSNASNDQKQKLREINLESQIASGKLLDYTTFSNSLHSSNNYKIALQKGDYAIAFSEFQKFKNHRISNKKLSKRNLAKLHVEEAQLYLFLNKPKATSRSLQTALTLLLPNFKGNGLPNKSDLYAENTFIDIFDLYAEMESRPERALQSFDLSFHVAHLLENSWTSQETKILNETNNRIRSEKCIDILYNLYKQTKNKDLLLKAFQYSENSKASTLKEMFLIKKRLKQYPEDSLLQKEFGLLKAQERITSLLIKEQLEANRPTIINDLSMKLQELSVQIKSLKTVINQSQPLRNDIFEIKELQDKLLEDQAVLVAYFWGNKALYQFTVSNKTISLNQMVLNESFKRQILDFIHLFDEASIINNNIENFTNKAYKLFKSLDLQKLSENKNIVIIPDGLLNFVPFETLLSAETSTTSFVNMPFWFKSQSIAYNSSAFFYLATRMGASNDSLLGFFPVFENTNKQLVYSIEEAKAIENEMPSSIFINTKATLSNFLKNASKYNTIHLSTHASSGDFVKPATIDFYDDTLNLNELYSLNLDTNLIVLSACETGVGKLYKGEGAMSIARGFQYAGAQNLVFSLWPINDMSTSQLMQSFYKNLNISQSAFYSNRQSKLDYLQDNTISNIKKSPYYWGAFVYYGALEPNKSQDLVFYVVLGVLFVLVLVFLIFKYKSSAPFFNETPANITMRK; via the coding sequence ATGACTAAATTGTGCTTTATTCTATTTTTTACGGGTTTAATAAGTTTTGGGCAAACGCTAGAAGAAACTATCTATAGCGCAACCGAAACTTTTATTTCAAACCAAAACTCAGCCTCTTTTCGGCGTATAGAAAGTCTTGAAACGGTATTTAAAGACCAAGTAAAAACTAAAGATGAACAATTGGCTTTAGTGTTTTTGCAAAGTCATAAAGGCTATTACTTAAATAACTCTTCTAAGCTTGAGGCAGCCATTAGCACTTATGAAGACGCCATAAAACGCTTTAATAGCAATGCGCTTTCGGGCTATTCAGATTTTGATATTATCGAAAACTGCTTAAAACCATTAGGGAATCTATACATTAAAACAGGTAATTATACCAATGCCATAAGCACCATAAATCAGTACATTTTTTTAGCCGAAAAGAGCAATCAAACCCCTCATCAAATTAGTGGTGGTATTAATTTAGCGAAGCTGTATTACTCTATTGGCAATTACGATATGGTTTTTAAAATAGTAAATACATATATAAACCACAGTAATGCCAGTAATGACCAAAAACAAAAACTAAGAGAAATAAATTTAGAAAGTCAAATTGCTTCTGGAAAACTACTTGATTACACAACCTTCTCAAATTCGCTTCATAGTAGTAATAATTATAAAATAGCACTTCAAAAAGGGGATTATGCTATCGCGTTTTCAGAATTTCAAAAATTTAAAAATCATAGAATTTCTAATAAAAAATTATCAAAAAGAAACCTAGCGAAACTTCATGTTGAAGAAGCGCAGTTGTACTTGTTTTTAAATAAGCCCAAAGCGACTTCTAGAAGTTTACAAACTGCTTTAACACTTTTATTGCCTAACTTTAAAGGTAATGGCTTGCCAAATAAATCCGACTTATACGCCGAGAATACCTTTATCGACATTTTCGATTTATATGCCGAAATGGAATCCCGTCCAGAACGAGCATTACAAAGTTTCGATTTAAGTTTTCACGTGGCTCATTTGTTGGAAAACAGCTGGACCTCGCAAGAAACCAAGATTTTGAACGAAACCAACAACCGAATTAGAAGTGAAAAATGTATCGACATCCTTTATAATTTATATAAACAAACCAAAAATAAAGACCTTTTATTAAAAGCGTTTCAATATTCTGAAAACAGTAAAGCTTCAACCCTAAAAGAGATGTTTTTGATAAAAAAACGTTTGAAACAATATCCTGAGGACAGTCTTTTACAAAAAGAATTTGGTCTGTTAAAAGCGCAAGAGCGAATTACAAGCTTGCTCATAAAAGAGCAATTAGAGGCTAATCGACCGACTATAATTAATGATTTAAGTATGAAGCTTCAAGAACTAAGTGTTCAAATAAAAAGCTTAAAAACAGTTATTAACCAAAGTCAACCCCTTCGCAATGATATTTTTGAGATAAAAGAATTGCAAGATAAATTATTAGAAGATCAGGCCGTTTTAGTAGCGTATTTTTGGGGTAACAAAGCGCTGTATCAATTTACAGTTTCAAACAAAACAATTTCATTAAACCAAATGGTTTTAAATGAGAGTTTTAAAAGACAGATCCTTGATTTTATTCATCTTTTTGATGAGGCCTCTATTATTAATAACAATATTGAAAATTTCACAAATAAAGCTTATAAACTCTTTAAATCACTTGATTTGCAAAAGCTCTCGGAAAATAAAAATATAGTTATTATCCCAGACGGCTTACTAAATTTTGTGCCTTTTGAAACGCTTTTAAGTGCAGAAACTAGTACGACCTCATTTGTAAACATGCCGTTTTGGTTTAAAAGTCAAAGCATTGCTTATAATTCGAGTGCGTTTTTCTATTTGGCTACAAGGATGGGTGCTAGTAATGACTCGCTCCTTGGGTTTTTTCCAGTTTTTGAAAACACAAATAAACAATTGGTCTATTCTATTGAAGAGGCTAAAGCCATTGAGAACGAAATGCCATCTTCAATATTTATAAATACAAAAGCAACCTTAAGTAATTTCTTAAAGAATGCGTCTAAGTATAATACCATACACCTATCAACACATGCTAGTAGCGGCGACTTTGTAAAACCTGCAACCATCGATTTTTATGATGATACCTTAAACTTAAATGAACTGTACAGTTTAAATTTAGATACTAATCTTATAGTTTTAAGCGCTTGCGAAACAGGCGTGGGTAAACTTTATAAGGGCGAAGGGGCTATGAGTATTGCACGCGGTTTTCAATACGCAGGTGCCCAAAATCTTGTGTTTTCGCTGTGGCCAATAAACGATATGTCTACGTCGCAGCTTATGCAATCGTTTTATAAAAACTTAAACATCTCGCAATCTGCTTTTTATTCGAATCGCCAATCTAAACTCGATTACTTACAAGATAATACGATTAGTAATATAAAGAAATCACCGTATTATTGGGGGGCATTCGTTTATTACGGGGCGCTTGAACCCAACAAATCACAAGACCTTGTTTTTTATGTGGTTTTGGGTGTATTGTTTGTTTTGGTACTGGTGTTTTTAATTTTTAAGTATAAGTCTTCTGCGCCTTTTTTTAATGAAACACCTGCGAATATAACGATGAGAAAATAA
- a CDS encoding PKD domain-containing protein — protein MKNRMAIVLFFLCFSSLYGQALLNDTITRKADIKTNIVGNSVSFIPETPVLNQIAGAPKAFYTYFWEFGDGHYSTEEAPKHIYKKKGEYTIKFWATNNYDTGKPPTTRPKKVLINTLPTAYEDVASMDEDFQLKRNRDPIPDEEMVTIVSYKNTKNYKTNGKLFLFYNELKYKADNFEVLEIRTHHNEKNQPETAFVYTHNINNENAYLASSNKAMIKSSEIPQDSTERFNLVETIQESKSTYKNWSVLEFDNMAPSEERNIFFSLKTTPEMLKDTSAIISVRGIYVPDANYDNHKVKDMEMEIVTSHDPNKMSSNGTILNYRLVRFKTLKYKIQFQNNGEGPARTIRLETDIPDMLDKSTIKILDMYPKCDICPKEDVIYSCLDTTFTDKQAIFTFKNIYLPGSEQKNVKVYDSTKGFVKYSIKFAKDFHKKKTKSKTAIIFDKNDPIITNYATTRFLPGISIGAKMGYNAFSDLKNSESYFFGATLSPYKSYRWYWQVELLNTFHNYESDSQVVEEIIDDAAGFRFRQRTTTNRSYKNIDLDIPVLLRYNLNNYIGLGAGLQNTISLSEKSKEERLIEQFEGVQPGAPIINTFEEFGSNTNAFSNLRTGLLFEATVGFARIGPSLGARYVMNFENEFNYWQFYAIWKF, from the coding sequence ATGAAAAACCGCATGGCCATAGTTCTATTTTTTTTATGTTTTTCATCTTTGTATGGGCAGGCGCTTCTTAATGATACTATAACCCGAAAGGCCGACATAAAAACTAATATTGTAGGAAATTCGGTTTCATTTATTCCAGAAACACCTGTTTTAAATCAAATAGCAGGAGCACCTAAAGCCTTTTACACCTACTTCTGGGAATTTGGAGATGGGCATTACAGCACCGAGGAAGCACCAAAACACATTTATAAAAAAAAGGGGGAATACACCATTAAATTTTGGGCTACAAATAATTATGATACGGGTAAACCGCCAACAACAAGACCAAAAAAAGTATTGATTAATACGCTACCAACAGCGTATGAAGATGTAGCGTCGATGGATGAAGATTTCCAATTAAAACGAAATAGAGACCCGATTCCAGATGAAGAAATGGTGACTATTGTAAGCTATAAAAACACCAAAAACTATAAAACTAACGGCAAACTTTTCCTGTTTTATAACGAATTAAAATACAAAGCCGATAATTTTGAGGTTTTAGAAATAAGGACACATCATAATGAAAAAAACCAACCTGAAACGGCCTTTGTCTATACTCATAATATAAATAATGAGAATGCTTACTTAGCTTCATCAAATAAAGCTATGATTAAAAGCAGTGAAATACCACAAGATTCTACAGAACGATTTAATTTGGTGGAAACCATTCAAGAATCTAAATCGACATATAAAAATTGGAGCGTTTTAGAATTTGATAATATGGCACCCAGCGAAGAGCGCAACATCTTCTTTAGTTTAAAAACCACCCCAGAAATGCTAAAAGACACCAGTGCCATTATTTCTGTTCGTGGTATTTATGTGCCCGATGCAAATTACGACAACCATAAGGTTAAAGACATGGAAATGGAAATTGTAACCTCCCACGATCCTAATAAAATGTCATCAAACGGTACTATTTTAAATTATAGATTGGTACGTTTTAAAACCTTAAAGTATAAAATTCAATTTCAAAATAACGGGGAGGGGCCGGCGAGAACCATCCGTCTTGAAACCGATATTCCGGATATGCTCGACAAGTCTACCATAAAAATTCTTGATATGTATCCCAAGTGCGATATTTGTCCGAAAGAGGACGTGATTTACAGTTGTTTAGATACGACTTTTACAGACAAGCAAGCCATTTTCACCTTCAAAAACATATACTTGCCCGGCAGCGAACAAAAAAACGTTAAAGTATACGACTCTACAAAAGGCTTTGTAAAATACAGTATTAAGTTTGCTAAAGATTTTCATAAGAAAAAAACCAAAAGTAAAACGGCTATTATTTTCGATAAAAACGACCCCATTATTACCAATTACGCCACGACACGTTTTTTGCCAGGTATTTCAATTGGTGCTAAAATGGGCTATAACGCGTTTAGCGATTTAAAAAACTCTGAAAGCTACTTTTTTGGTGCCACCTTATCTCCCTATAAATCGTACCGTTGGTATTGGCAAGTAGAGCTTTTAAACACCTTTCATAATTATGAAAGTGATAGTCAAGTTGTTGAAGAAATCATTGATGACGCAGCCGGCTTTAGGTTTAGGCAGCGCACTACCACCAATAGGTCTTATAAAAACATAGACCTAGATATTCCTGTTTTATTACGCTATAACCTAAACAATTATATAGGTTTAGGAGCCGGACTGCAAAACACCATTTCATTAAGTGAAAAAAGTAAAGAAGAGCGTTTAATTGAGCAATTTGAAGGCGTGCAACCCGGTGCTCCAATTATTAATACTTTTGAAGAGTTTGGCAGTAATACAAACGCTTTTAGTAATTTAAGAACTGGTTTGCTGTTTGAAGCCACCGTAGGTTTTGCAAGAATTGGCCCTAGTTTGGGCGCGCGTTATGTAATGAATTTTGAAAACGAATTCAATTATTGGCAGTTCTACGCCATTTGGAAATTCTGA
- a CDS encoding RNA polymerase sigma factor yields the protein MSEKKTHEDQKYIVGLLQNNSSIIQSIYNRFAPKVINYIKQNSGSTEQAQDVIQDTLITIYNQASKKELRLTCPFDAYFFLLCKRKWLNELKKPNKKQVTINEEVLYKDDDAQELAFETHLFGEKQALFTEMFSKLGTACKDLLNAAFKIKSMEAVAKSLGITYAYARKKKSLCIAKLTKLVQESPKFNQLNN from the coding sequence ATGAGTGAAAAAAAAACACATGAAGACCAAAAATATATTGTGGGATTACTGCAAAATAACTCCTCTATTATACAGTCTATATATAATAGGTTTGCACCAAAGGTTATTAATTACATCAAGCAGAACAGTGGCTCTACAGAACAAGCTCAAGATGTTATTCAAGACACTTTAATCACCATTTACAATCAAGCCAGTAAAAAAGAGCTAAGGCTAACTTGCCCTTTTGATGCGTACTTCTTTTTATTGTGTAAACGCAAATGGTTAAACGAATTAAAAAAACCTAATAAGAAGCAGGTAACAATTAATGAGGAGGTGTTATATAAAGACGACGACGCCCAAGAACTGGCTTTCGAAACGCATTTATTTGGTGAAAAGCAAGCCTTATTTACCGAGATGTTTAGCAAACTGGGTACCGCGTGTAAAGATTTACTAAACGCCGCTTTTAAAATAAAATCTATGGAAGCAGTAGCCAAAAGCCTTGGTATTACCTATGCTTATGCTAGGAAAAAGAAATCTTTATGCATTGCTAAACTAACAAAATTGGTTCAAGAGTCGCCAAAATTTAACCAACTTAATAACTAA